One window of Nostoc sp. C052 genomic DNA carries:
- a CDS encoding DUF2973 domain-containing protein has protein sequence MLHLLYILAFTILAFIAVGNLIRNLIMFSFDRERTYPTNSSPMNNQGNYGYYSSKKQFVPHPELLDSAGNLIKEPLLVMRSINVEDARQHLDALYEASPGHKRDNSEEV, from the coding sequence ATGTTACATCTCCTTTACATTCTTGCTTTTACAATCCTTGCATTTATAGCTGTTGGCAACTTAATTCGTAACTTGATTATGTTCAGTTTTGATCGGGAGCGAACTTACCCGACGAATTCCTCACCAATGAATAATCAAGGTAACTATGGTTATTATTCATCAAAGAAACAGTTTGTACCCCACCCAGAGTTATTAGATAGCGCCGGAAACTTAATAAAAGAGCCACTTTTGGTAATGCGTTCAATTAACGTTGAAGATGCGCGTCAACATCTCGATGCGCTTTATGAAGCATCCCCAGGACATAAAAGAGACAATTCAGAAGAAGTATAA
- a CDS encoding DUF1877 family protein — translation MGIEGNFKQIPAPLLEIAKQDLYVLDLYLHAKEALETGAVQHLPAYSKKLLKKKGINHNQDALIAEEQWRIGRLEIDSYWHAIHYLLTEDISSWEECQIPFIVARKKENNRLLINAVMGTTSIEGTKDSFKDFGPVKYLVPSETQQISEALLQISEKEFTKRYEEACVLNPDVYRTLWDEEVDDYWHIFQCISEYYRIAAEETRGMLLYLGCFYGVDFMWEMPE, via the coding sequence ATGGGAATAGAGGGAAACTTCAAACAAATACCCGCACCTCTCTTAGAGATAGCGAAACAAGATTTGTATGTATTAGACTTGTATCTTCATGCAAAAGAAGCTTTAGAAACCGGAGCAGTTCAACATCTGCCTGCCTACTCAAAAAAACTACTTAAAAAAAAAGGAATTAATCATAACCAGGATGCTCTTATTGCTGAGGAGCAATGGAGAATTGGAAGACTAGAGATTGATTCATATTGGCACGCAATCCACTACTTGCTAACTGAGGATATATCTTCGTGGGAAGAATGTCAGATACCTTTTATTGTTGCCCGAAAAAAGGAAAACAACCGATTGCTAATCAATGCGGTGATGGGCACAACCTCAATTGAAGGAACAAAAGATAGTTTTAAAGATTTCGGCCCTGTAAAATATCTTGTTCCCTCAGAAACTCAGCAAATCTCTGAAGCGCTCCTTCAAATTTCAGAAAAAGAGTTTACTAAGAGATACGAAGAAGCTTGTGTGCTGAATCCAGATGTTTACAGAACATTATGGGATGAGGAAGTAGATGATTATTGGCATATATTTCAGTGTATTTCAGAGTACTACAGAATAGCTGCTGAAGAAACCAGAGGTATGCTGCTCTACCTCGGTTGTTTTTACGGAGTTGATTTCATGTGGGAAATGCCAGAGTAA
- a CDS encoding DUF2605 domain-containing protein — MSDSNVPGTELLKTVLEPLLEDFQHWFTRSRHLLETEQLSFMSHQEQSDLLLRVKQAQDELNTAKMLFNATDKQVGIEMATLMPWHQLVTECWNVAMRFRQGREV, encoded by the coding sequence ATGTCAGACTCAAATGTACCAGGGACAGAGTTGCTGAAAACGGTTTTAGAACCCCTGCTAGAAGATTTTCAGCATTGGTTTACGCGATCGCGCCATTTACTCGAAACTGAGCAACTATCATTTATGAGTCACCAAGAGCAATCTGACTTGCTCTTGCGGGTTAAGCAAGCGCAGGATGAACTAAATACGGCGAAGATGCTGTTTAATGCAACTGATAAACAAGTCGGGATTGAGATGGCAACATTAATGCCTTGGCATCAATTAGTAACAGAATGCTGGAATGTTGCAATGCGCTTTCGTCAAGGACGTGAAGTCTAA
- the thrS gene encoding threonine--tRNA ligase produces MVQQPMSPNSSNQSQQSEQVEKIYLPRTSESENLKKIRHTASHVMAMAVQKLFPKAQVTIGPWIENGFYYDFDNPEPFSENDLKAIKKEMAKIINRKLPVIREEVSREEAQRRIQEIKEPYKLEILADIKNEPITIYHLGNEWWDLCAGPHLENISELNPKAIELESVAGAYWRGDETKAQLQRIYATAWENPEQLAEYKRRKEEALRRDHRKLGKELGLFIFSDLVGPGLPLWTPKGTLLRSTLEDFLKQEQIKRGYLPVVTPHIARVDLFKTSGHWQKYKEDMFPLMADNQEDAAQEQGFVMKPMNCPFHIQIYKSELRSYRELPMRLAEFGTVYRYEQSGELGGLTRVRGFTVDDSHLFVTPEQLDSEFLSVVDLILSVFNSLQLKKFKARLSFRDPASDKYIGSDEVWDKAEGAIRRAVETLGMEHFEGIGEAAFYGPKLDFIFSDALDREWQLGTVQVDYNLPERFELEYVAEDGVRKRPVMIHRAPFGSLERLIGILIEEYAGDFPLWLAPVQARLLPVGDTQLDFAKDVVAKMRALGIRAEVDTSGDRLGKQIRNAEKEKIPVMAVVGAKEVETNTLSIRTRASGELGVIAVDEVVEKMKDAIAKFENF; encoded by the coding sequence ATGGTTCAGCAGCCAATGTCGCCAAATTCATCAAATCAGTCACAACAGTCAGAACAAGTTGAAAAAATCTATTTACCGCGCACTAGCGAATCGGAGAACTTAAAAAAGATTCGCCACACTGCTTCCCATGTAATGGCAATGGCAGTACAAAAGCTGTTTCCCAAGGCACAAGTTACGATCGGCCCTTGGATTGAAAATGGTTTTTACTATGACTTCGACAATCCAGAACCATTTAGCGAAAACGATCTCAAAGCCATCAAGAAAGAAATGGCGAAGATTATTAATCGTAAATTGCCAGTAATTCGGGAAGAAGTCAGCCGAGAAGAAGCCCAACGCCGGATTCAGGAAATTAAGGAACCTTACAAGCTAGAAATTCTGGCAGATATCAAAAACGAACCAATCACAATTTACCACCTGGGGAATGAATGGTGGGATTTGTGCGCGGGGCCTCATCTGGAAAATATCAGTGAATTAAACCCGAAAGCAATTGAACTAGAAAGCGTTGCTGGCGCTTATTGGCGTGGGGATGAAACTAAAGCCCAACTACAACGCATCTATGCCACCGCTTGGGAAAACCCAGAACAACTCGCTGAATATAAGCGACGCAAAGAAGAAGCGCTGCGACGAGATCACCGAAAACTGGGTAAGGAACTGGGATTATTTATATTTTCCGATCTAGTAGGGCCGGGTTTACCTTTGTGGACACCCAAAGGCACTCTATTGCGGAGTACTTTAGAAGACTTCCTCAAGCAAGAACAGATAAAACGGGGTTATTTACCTGTAGTAACGCCTCACATTGCCAGAGTAGATTTATTTAAAACCTCTGGGCATTGGCAGAAATATAAAGAAGATATGTTCCCTTTAATGGCAGATAATCAAGAAGATGCTGCACAGGAACAGGGCTTCGTCATGAAGCCGATGAACTGCCCTTTTCACATCCAAATATATAAGAGTGAGTTACGCTCTTATCGGGAATTACCGATGCGCTTGGCGGAATTTGGTACTGTTTACCGCTACGAACAATCAGGGGAATTGGGCGGTTTAACAAGGGTGCGCGGTTTTACAGTGGATGATTCTCACCTGTTCGTCACCCCAGAACAGCTAGATAGTGAATTCCTCAGTGTGGTGGATTTGATTTTGTCGGTGTTCAATAGTCTGCAACTGAAGAAGTTTAAAGCTAGACTCAGTTTCCGCGATCCTGCTAGTGATAAGTACATCGGTTCTGATGAAGTTTGGGACAAAGCTGAAGGGGCAATTCGCCGTGCAGTTGAAACCTTGGGGATGGAACACTTTGAAGGTATTGGAGAAGCGGCTTTTTATGGGCCGAAACTTGACTTTATCTTTAGTGATGCCCTAGATCGGGAGTGGCAATTAGGAACTGTACAAGTAGATTACAATTTGCCAGAACGCTTTGAGTTGGAGTATGTTGCCGAAGATGGTGTTCGCAAACGCCCTGTGATGATTCACCGTGCGCCTTTTGGTTCGCTGGAAAGGTTGATTGGCATCTTAATTGAAGAATATGCAGGTGATTTTCCTTTGTGGTTAGCGCCAGTGCAAGCTAGATTACTGCCGGTGGGTGATACACAGCTAGACTTTGCGAAAGATGTGGTAGCGAAGATGAGAGCGTTGGGCATCCGTGCAGAAGTCGATACCAGTGGCGATCGCTTGGGTAAACAAATTCGCAATGCAGAGAAAGAAAAAATACCCGTGATGGCTGTGGTGGGAGCTAAGGAAGTGGAAACCAACACCTTGAGTATTCGTACCCGCGCCTCTGGGGAATTAGGAGTTATAGCTGTAGATGAGGTTGTAGAAAAGATGAAGGATGCGATCGCTAAGTTCGAGAATTTCTAA
- a CDS encoding hybrid sensor histidine kinase/response regulator, translating into MDSQPSILVIDDEPDNFDVVETLLDGENYQLYYAPSGQQALNRLDSFQPDLILLDVMMPDLDGMEVCRRIKADPKWQAVPIIMVTALTDKEDLARCLATGADDFISKPVNGVELRARVHSMLRIKQQYESMQVLLKLREDMVNMIVHDLRNPLTSIVLGAEILRFPGLSPKQQEGKIDQILLAGQQLQSLIDSLLIMAKLESGKMLLNYTEVDLCALCMSAIADIEAIAAQKNLTLISDLPELGGIVAVDAVIFRRVLDNLLSNAIKFSPSKSQVTLRAEYLAAGGAKVQVADSGSGVSQDLRQIIFEKYEIGTLMPEVSQIGLGLAFCKMAIEAHSGRITIEDNHPDGSIFTVLLKNQ; encoded by the coding sequence ATGGATAGTCAACCCTCTATTTTAGTAATCGATGATGAACCCGATAACTTTGATGTTGTTGAAACCTTGCTGGATGGTGAAAACTACCAGCTATACTACGCTCCTAGTGGTCAACAAGCTCTAAATCGTCTCGATAGTTTTCAGCCCGATCTGATTTTATTAGATGTGATGATGCCCGATCTCGATGGGATGGAAGTCTGCCGGCGCATTAAAGCCGATCCAAAATGGCAAGCAGTACCGATCATCATGGTGACGGCATTAACCGATAAAGAAGATTTGGCTCGATGTCTGGCAACCGGTGCAGATGACTTTATTAGTAAACCCGTCAATGGCGTGGAATTACGAGCTAGAGTTCATTCTATGTTGCGGATTAAACAGCAATACGAAAGTATGCAGGTATTGCTCAAACTGCGAGAAGACATGGTAAACATGATTGTACACGATTTGCGAAATCCACTTACCAGTATTGTCTTAGGCGCAGAGATTCTGCGGTTTCCAGGTTTGTCACCTAAACAGCAGGAAGGAAAAATCGATCAAATTTTACTTGCCGGACAACAGCTACAATCGTTAATTGATAGCTTGCTGATCATGGCAAAGCTAGAATCTGGAAAAATGCTTCTCAACTACACAGAAGTAGACCTTTGTGCCCTGTGTATGTCAGCTATAGCAGATATTGAGGCGATCGCTGCTCAAAAGAACTTGACCCTTATTAGTGACTTACCCGAACTTGGTGGCATTGTTGCAGTAGATGCGGTTATCTTTCGTCGAGTACTGGATAATTTGCTCTCCAATGCCATTAAATTCTCCCCATCTAAGTCTCAAGTCACCCTACGGGCAGAGTATTTGGCAGCAGGAGGCGCTAAAGTGCAAGTCGCTGATTCTGGTTCGGGAGTAAGTCAAGACTTACGACAAATCATTTTTGAAAAGTATGAAATTGGAACTCTGATGCCAGAAGTTTCGCAAATTGGTTTAGGATTGGCCTTCTGTAAAATGGCGATCGAGGCACATTCCGGTAGAATTACTATCGAAGATAATCATCCTGATGGTAGTATATTTACTGTATTACTCAAAAATCAATAA